The proteins below are encoded in one region of Dioscorea cayenensis subsp. rotundata cultivar TDr96_F1 chromosome 18, TDr96_F1_v2_PseudoChromosome.rev07_lg8_w22 25.fasta, whole genome shotgun sequence:
- the LOC120282002 gene encoding E3 ubiquitin-protein ligase SPL2, translating to MSSRDSAAAAAVARFATACDGVFLGITLAYFAFQSWANYFSISSSLRRLRSAPNPRLSDLRLLLNSDEDSDEGTLVVIRGSVQPKPASDRGWTTSQLVSCSGERAVVVQRTQTCLYNEWTGLFGRRFDLHTLLFKSMKEQQSSSLRSVPFVLMESSTRPNSDYVSVSLDGSAHQLPLATVYHHLHPVQPSPYTFLQILFGQGYPIALLDEEKILPVGKEVTAIGICTTKGGAVEIKSCRDLPCFLSDMTKGEIESDMATRSGVHFWCGLLLGTMSVGVLGYAIHRNWLKWKEWRERRRQAQELQREATPEINVDDETGDVADGELCVVCLMRRRRSAFVPCGHLVCCPRCAFAIEREVSPKCPVCRQSIRTCIRIFGS from the exons ATGTCGTCGCGGGACAgcgcggcggcggcggcggtcGCTCGGTTCGCGACCGCGTGTGATGGCGTATTCCTCGGCATCACGCTGGCCTACTTTGCCTTCCAATCTTGGGCGAACTACTTCTCCATCTCATCCTCCCTCCGCCGCCTCCGATCCGCACCCAATCCCCGCCTCTCTGATCTTCGATTGCTCCTCAATTCGGACGAAGACAGCGATGAAGGTACGCTTGTTGTCATCCGTGGCAGTGTCCAGCCCAAACCTGCCTCTGATCGCGGTTGGACGACCTCCCAACTCGTCTCCTGCTCTGGTGAGCGGGCTGTGGTAGTGCAGAGAACGCAGACG TGTCTTTACAATGAATGGACTGGCCTCTTTGGTCGGAGGTTTGATCTCCATACTCTTCTCTTCAAGTCTATGAAAGAACAACAGTCAAGCTCATTGAGATCA GTTCCATTTGTACTGATGGAGAGTAGCACCCGGCCCAATTCTGACTATGTGAGTGTTAGCTTGGATGGATCGGCCCATCAGCTGCCCCTTGCAACTGTTTATCATCATCTGCACCCGGTTCAGCCTTCTCCGTACACATTCTTGCAGATCTTATTTGGTCAGGGATACCCG ATTGCTTTGCTGGATGAAGAAAAAATACTTCCAGTCGGAAAGGAGGTCACTGCTATTGGCATTTGCACAACAAAAGGTGGTGCTGTCGAGATCAAGTCATGCAGGGACCTTCCATGTTTCTT GTCTGATATGACAAAAGGTGAAATTGAGTCTGATATGGCAACTAGATCTGGAGTACACTTTTGGTGTGGCCTTTTGCTTGGAACTATGTCTGTTGGTGTTCTTGGTTATGCCATTCATAG GAACTGGTTGAAATGGAAAGAGTGGAGAGAGAGGAGGCGCCAAGCCCAGGAATTACAGAGGGAAGCCACTCCTGAAATTAATGTAGATGATGAGACTGGGGATGTGGCAGATGGCGAGCTCTGTGTTGTCTGTTTGATGAGACGGAGGAGATCTGCATTTGTCCCTTGTGGACATCTTGTGTGCTGCCCACGTTGTGCCTTCGCTATTGAGAGGGAAGTTTCGCCAAAGTGCCCTGTTTGTCGGCAGAGCATCAGAACCTGCATCAGAATTTTTGGTTCATGA